The Dermacentor albipictus isolate Rhodes 1998 colony unplaced genomic scaffold, USDA_Dalb.pri_finalv2 scaffold_20, whole genome shotgun sequence DNA window aaaagcggggacctcaaagagttaactattacagattgggattacattcgcaagattcgggaagagcgagcacaaacgcatgactcagcacttagccttgagcagtgggctgaacagttaaaggaggaTATCAGCGCAccgacaaagaaaatccagactgaactggaggtggACACGATGGATAACCGCCTCGCTCCTCTTCTAGAAGCTAAAACGTCACTGTTGAacagatggaaagggcagaaactcaaccgaaggctccgaaaaaagatcgcggagctcaacaaaactatagaagatcactgccaaaccttgagcagacaacagtggtaTGAGGTCTAATTCCGTGGATggccaggtgagagttggagctaaatggaacctactcaagcatctgctcgatgataccaacaccgtcaaaccaaagacaagtaATAGCGAAGGTTCTgcaccaggcatcacaatcagagacattgcagaccgtacttGACGGACTcgctcgcaagtatctgccactgggcaactcgagtgacgaagactatgCCCCCTATAACggctcatcttgccccgagctagataaccccttcaaggcatacgaaataagggaagctctccagaatctaaatggcaggtctgcccctggccctgatggcatccccaaccgcaccctcagaaacctggacgactgctctatagaatggttgacagaggagattaatggaatatgggaacgaggggttgtcccggagtcctggaaaatggcctcagtcatcctcattccaaagcctggaaggcccccgagtctatcaaacctcagacccatttccctcatgtcctgcgtggggaaagtagcggaacatgtcatacacaatcgaatttctaagcacatcgagaaacaaggattgtttgCGTACgacatgatcggctttcgtccggccctgtcaacgcaagacgtgatgaaactcatcaaatgtcaaatcattgacaacaccacaagagatataagaggcatcctaggcttagacctagagaaagcctttgacaatgcatcccatgctcacattctgaactccatctcagagctcaatttgggagacgccttccacagatacataagctcgttcctacgggatcgcaaggccacgctcgaAATccgtgacctcaagtccgacaatttcagtttgggccccagaggcacgccacaaggagcggtagtctcatCATTGCTTTTTGACATCGCCATGAAGAAATTATCGCAAAtgctctccaacatagaagggatcaatcatatacgctctacgctgatgacatcacaatctggtgcaccggaggaagcgaaggagctgttgaattaggcttacaggaagctgtagatcaaacagagatgtacctggaaaatacggggcttagatgctccccgagctaGTCTGAGCTcttcctctacaggccagtcaggagaggtcccaaacctagaggctggaaaccgttgtcttaaataaacatcaaactccacactaaatgcagctgtaccatccccagagtagacaccattcgggtccttggcatgttcatcgaatccaatggcagtaataatacgacgctcaacaagctcacagccaagcctgagaacatgatgagactAATCAACtgcagagtctcgaataggcgtggaggcttaaaggaacacaacctcctccggttgttccacgctggcagccatgcacaactggtataactccgagaagaaacgattaaaaaCGCTCATCCGAAAAAGTataaaaagtactaggcattccgttacgggcgagcatGGACCTCCTGATGCAActgggagtgcacaacacattggacgagataatcgaggcccaggagtcagcccaactggcccttctatcctgtaccccggctggaaagaagatcctggcagttcttgggatcaaccctatcctcatggaagagcgataatatgaaatttcagaaaatcaaaagaaaaacatacgagttgcaccgtttccccgtaatgttcatccttaacacaacgtaggcagacgcagggcaagagccctcgccctcctcaagcgtaccaaagacgatccctactcggcaagttttgtcgacgcagcccaatatggaccgTCGTCTAACTttgccattgccctcgttgatcacaacggacagatagtgaatgcggcttccctgaagtgctcaacaccaaccagagcggaacAGGTCGCaattgctatagcactcctagacaacagcagatcacaaatcttcactgattcgagatcggcgctcagggctttcgcttcaggatccatcgctgaggaggctcacaggattctcaagaacaagataatctctccgcacaccatcatgTGGTTTCCGGCTCaactcgacccccagcttgactcgtttcccaatctcaatgacatcgcccactcccaagcgcgcgcactaacccaccgcgtgggagcaggatcgagctcagactccggggttctctagtttcgggacactctcactactttcagcgaaattactacgcgctatcacctgggtaggaggacttatcctccccctcacagcaaactggctagacctctgccgtccactttacgcatgcttcagatgaagcgctatccaaacctggcccttttcaacacgatcactccagaggctttcagctctacttgccccgactgtggggctcttagcaatctcgcacacatgctctggcgatccCCCTCGATACAGGGACCCAATTGCATCaaagaacaagaatggagctctgccatccggagctcagaatatgcacgtcaaacttgggctgtccagagagcccacaatgcggtggttaggctcggcctaccagtccccacgtgggagtggcccgcagctctgccctagggcaaagcttctcaggaccttgttattaaagttctttgtctgtctttctgtatcactactgaaaTTGATCCACGCGTGTCTGTGGCGCCGTTGCAGCTGAACTGTTGTGAAACTTGCATATGCGAGCAGCTTTCACCGGCGTCTTCTTCCGGTGCTGTCTCCGCTCTGAAAGCCAAGAATGagatgcacccccccccccccccgctcctttaGATTGAGGGCGGCTCCATGTTAAACTGCTTCTGAATCAGAGAAGATTAGGGACGAGTCTAAAATGTCATATGCGATTAAAGCCAGGGAAAATAGGTTAAATAAGAGCCAGCTGCCCTATTAGCATCAATAATACATCCACGCAGAGAAACAACAGAGAAATGGAAAACAAAATCGGCccaaatgaaagaaaaattaaaccATGAGTGTCACGGTGGCCTAAGTTCGACAAAGGGTAACCTAATGCTCAGAAAGGTTCGTTACTGACAAGGAGAAcaaaaaatccccccccccccattaagaATTGTTCTCACTGTAGTTAGAGTGTACGCTGTTGCACGGTGCGCGTGGAACAGCACACGGTGAATGTCAGGTTTCCAAGGGAAAGAAACAAGCACCCTCGCTCACCGCTGAACTTGCAGCACGACCGGAGCAACTTCTCGACCAACTTGCTCCGCGTGCGAACAGGAGACAGCAGACAAGTCGTCGCTGTTCATTAGTGAAGCGGCGGCGGTCGATGGTGCCCTTTCGTCGCCTGTCGAGAGAATCCCCGCAATTCGCCGCCAACGACGGCGCGGCCGTTTTCACGTTtgagcggcggcggtggtggctctCGAATAACGCGTAGTTGCAGCTCCGAGTCTCATCGAGGCACGTTCGAGTGTAACCATGGAGTTCGAGGAGTACGGCTGCTAAAGATACATGCACatgcactgttctttttttttcttgcttccccGTTCAGTAACTCTACGCGGcaccaccagtggcgtagccagaaatttcgttcggggggacTAACGTTTCAGCTCGGCCTgttccttatagaatttgtcgagggatcaaatacatgaattataactgcattgtcattgccaaagatgctgcaaacgaattcttgaacactGCACACTGTCAAGACATgtaaaatatgaatttttttataaaagaatatattcgtacgtccccaaaaattgtgccagaaataacaGAAATCAATGCTTCCACCTTTTCTGTCCGTTGATCGGttataagtaaagaaaatatcacacgaactttagaactatatcagttcgaaaccagcaaagcagtgcatgaaGCTGATATGAAAACcgtgaaggccatgaaatgaacaatttGAAGACACATATATAATGAAACTTTTtaattcaagaaccttgtttatacAAGGGGAAGTCAAAAAGTAAAGGAGCTTTTGAGAAAGGGCACATTAATTTTCATGATAGAAAACTGAAACatacattatttttctgcatAACGTCTATGCACTTCAACGCGCTTTTGCAACATTTcacaagttttctttttattccgttgaaaaaaaaaaagctttttggtTGCACCTGTAACCAATTTTGCACCGCATCAATGACGTCTGCATCGGCTGCAAATACTCTTCCCCTGAGCGCTTCCATCAATGGTCCAAACATATGAAAATTACTTGCAgccaggtctgggctgtatggggGGTGTTCCAGCAATTCGAATCCCAACTTGATCCTTTATTGTTTCGGCCGTCCATTTGGCAGAATGTGGCCGAGCGTTATCCTGCTGCAGGATAACACCTTTTCGCAGTTTTCCACAACGTTTGGATCTGATTGCAGGTTTCAGTTTAGTTCGCAACACATCACACAAGTTCTCACTGTTCACAGTCTTGGGGAGAAGTGAACGGCTGCCACACCTTCCATGTCCCAGAATATTGTTAGCATAATCTTATCAGCTGATGGTCGACGTTTAAATTTGATAACTTCTGGGGATAATGAGTGTTTCCAAACCATGCTCGCCGCCGTACTTTCCGGTTCGTGATGATGTATCCAATTTTCATCTACATGAACAATTGCATCTCCCTCGCGACGATAACGTGCCAAATGTTCACGAGAGATGTCCAAGCTTTGTGCCTCTTGCTGCGCTGACAATTTCCTTGGGACCCGCCTTGCACGCACTTCCCGAAAATTTAGCCTGTCGTGTAAGATGGAATACGCTCAACCATGACTGATATGTTCAGTACTGGCGATTTCGTCCACTGTGATACGTCTGTTGTTCATCACTATACCCTCAACGACTTTCAAATCGTCCTCAGTCCTTGACGTCGATAGCCTACCCGTTCTTTCCTCGTCACATAAAGAAGTTCTTCCCTGTTTAAAACGCTCTATCCTTTCGTAGATCTTGCTTCGCGATATAGAACTGTCACCATACTGCGCTTGCATTCGAAGAATAATTCCCGCAGGTTTAACAACTCCCACAAACAAATAACGAAACACTGCCCTCATTTCCTCCGTGGTGCAGATCGACAATGGAGCTGTCATGTTTAACAGTCTGCTACACTCTAACGACTAACGCGGGAATAAGGGTGACACATTCCATTGAAGTGTTGCAGAGCGCTGGATACTAGCAGCGTTATCAAACCCTAATGCGAGAAATTGCAAAAGTCCCTTTACATTTTGACTTTGCCCCGTATTTTTTGTACACATGCAACGGCCAAGGAATAATCtaaatgacgctgtcctttgttccgaTGTATTGCGtagaagcagctgtcaccagtcATGTATTGCGAGTAATGGCGCCAAAATTATAGTCACTACAGGGAGCACATATACAAAgaaggagttctgcaaaatatacatgaggatgcgaagatacaatggaataaaCAAATGTAAAGATGCAGCTTGATAAGGGGCAAGAAAGTCTCACTGGACACAAAGATCaatgcatgtatacacaaaacctcgcaacaagttatttaaatatatgtataaATCTCCAATAAAcctacgtatctaagcaaaagccactgtatataatgcgtcaaacaaggcaaataaacatgttgcgcaatcacagattgaCAGATCAGAGAATCATTATGCAATACCATTATGCAATCATTatgttccttgcaatacctccagctggcgctcgcctccaccgcatcgcggcccacacatgaggccgcgtttctaccacaaagcccgccatcatgcatagcgttcgcggccagcgtttcccggtaaacattgcggttacatacggcctataagcgctttctttttttttttcggcggtgGGCACTTCCGCTAGTGGCGTTGTGCGCGAGCTGTTATCGGCTCGCGccgcgcacgattttgcgcactgtgcacaaggacacatgactagcggtatacttcagtgctacacgaatactgaggcagaacaaggggatcgcagagcatgatcacgcgctggaacgcggTAGAAAGGacgaattgtcctctcgcttgtcgtctgcccttgttgttttcggggtgtccGTTTCTGGGCACAGGTCGTACCGTGATATTGGcacggatgtcccgtgggagatccgcaaagtctttttctgtttccttgagcaaagcctagcttccctaggatcgtgcgccccggaggcatcgtcgaaagcctagcaagctgggcgcgctgctggcttcggcaatttcttccagggtgttgtgcatgccgagCTGCTCCAGCTTCTCATTGCTGGTGCTGGtcggaatgccgagggcttgcttggtgacctttctgatttgggcattaagtctgtctctttcggatcgtgaccaattgagcattgccgcaacgtatgcgaagtgacaggtgacgaacgcgtgtatgagtttgatgagattatgttccttgaggcccctgtgtctacTTGCAATTCTTCTGATGAACCCGATAGCGTTGTTGGTCTTGGTGATTTGCTTCTGAACCATAGAagcattgacgtctttagtctctacgatcatacccaggactctgattttgtcgaCGCATGGTATGACGTGTCCGAAATtggttcgtacggtaatttcttgattataatcgaagtctgacgagtatggcgtgcggcccttctgcgtgggtctgcgtacgagcagctccgacttggtaggcgagcatctgagtcctgtgggaattagaaattcttctacggtattcactgcttcttgcaagatgtcctgcaccatgcccggggttcctttggaGACCCACATGGTgatatcatctgcgtatatggtgtgctcgAGCCCGTGGATCTGTCCGAGTTTCTCAGCAAGTCCTGCCATGGTAAGGTTGACaagcataggggagatgaccgagccttggggggtGCCCCTGCTCTCCAGCAAGAGTgtctccgtggagaggtcggcaaatcggagagtagccgtcctgttatccaagaatgactTGGCGTAAGAGTGGAATCTAGCTCCGAGGTTGAGGTCAGAAATGGTGTCCACAATGTATTGGTGAGACAGGTTATCGGATGCTTTCTGGAGATCCAACCCGAGAATGGCCTTGGCGTTTATAATGGCGGTATCAATATTTGATGCTTGATTAAAATCATGGTGTCTTGAGTTGATAGACCGGGTCTAAATCCGATGAGGGTGTGTGGTAACAGCCCCTTGTTTTCGAGGAATCTGGAGACTGTTCTGAACGGCGTGTTCCGcagccttacccacgcacgacgtgagtgataTAGGTCTGACGTTCTCGACGCCTGAAAGCTTGTTGGGCTTTGGGATGAGAACCATGGTGGCGTTCTTCCATTGCGGCGGGACCCTACCGGAAGCCCAGACCTGATTGATTcgttccgctaggaaccggacggagtcttcgtccaagttacgaagAGCCTTGTTACTAATACCGTCCGGACTTGGAGCCGATGTGCCATTCAGGTTTTGAAGGACGGTCGTGATTTCTTCCACCGTGAAGGGTTCGTCGAGATCAGGGTTTTCCGTGCCCGTGTATGGAGGACCGGGTGTCTCGGCCTCGTTTTCGTGGCTGCTCGAGAGTGGCATGCATCTCTCGGAGAGTCGTGCCATAAATTCCTGCTCATTGTTGTTTTTCAGTTCGCGTTTCGCTATcttgtcagccgccttggtctgggagctcctggtttgacctttgttaagaaggtgtttgagcaggttccagGTTTTTCCCGATGTCATGCTGCCATCGACCCTTGCACctacttcgtcccattgttggttgGAGAGTACCACACAGTGGTGCTCAATGTCCTTGTTCAGTAGTGCGACCTTTTTCCTCagtcttctattgagtctctTGGTACACCATCTTTGCAATATGGatcttttcgcttccagcatgtgagcgagCTTAGCGTCCATCCCGATTGTCTGGATATCTGTTTCTATTTCTGTGGTCGCGTTGCGGGCGTACTCTATGAGCTCTTGCGACCATTGTTCTAGCGTAGCGGGCTTGTCGGTACGTTCCTTTCTTACCTGTCTAAACTTAGCATCCCAATCCGTGTATATCCGTTTTCGTAGTGGTTTCAAAGCAATTGCTATTGACatttccacaatgtaatggtcgctgccgaggtcaTCACCGGTATTTTGCCAGGTGGCCCCCTCGGTGTTGAGGACGAGCGTGAGGTCTGGGGtggtgtccctcgagaccgagttGCCCATCCTGGTGGGGTAGAGCGCAGACGTGATCAGGTTGAGCCCCATCTTTTCCGCATCGGTGGCAAGATTTCTTGTATGATTCTCGAAGtgacgtgtcaccacgagcgacgtcacactgcggactcgagtacgTAGGTGCAGGGACGCAAGTacatcatcctccggcttggagcgcggcggccgcgaggagaaggaaaaacggcgtttggtttgaaatttgagATCTTCCCGCGGCGCGTagggatgtaatactttgcagacacgattgttatcgcgcaatgtatgctctgcgcttgtcagctcaaaattgccagaactggtgaggggccctttaaacgcAGTGAAAGCAACACTGGGAACCGTGCGAAACGGCGCAAAAGTGCGTCAGCAGGTTATGGTTTAATTGTGGTTTCATCTCGGGAGAAATGTTCTTCAAAGGACAGGAAAAGCATGGTGAAATATGTTTTAAAGAGATGACAAGCCGGACTGCGACGCTGCGACAAGGTTGAAGTTCGCACAGATTGCGTTGGGTGAAGGTTTGTTTACATTCGTCATGCAAAAGAGTaagtttttttgccttttttatttatatgaaacaaataaatgaacaaaatgCATTTGAGCG harbors:
- the LOC139052248 gene encoding uncharacterized protein, whose amino-acid sequence is MGLNLITSALYPTRMGNSVSRDTTPDLTLVLNTEGATWQNTGDDLGSDHYIVEMSIAIALKPLRKRIYTDWDAKFRQVRKERTDKPATLEQWSQELIEYARNATTEIETDIQTIGMDAKLAHMLEAKRSILQRWCTKRLNRRLRKKVALLNKDIEHHCVVLSNQQWDEVGARVDGSMTSGKTWNLLKHLLNKGQTRSSQTKAADKIAKRELKNNNEQEFMARLSERCMPLSSSHENEAETPGPPYTGTENPDLDEPFTVEEITTVLQNLNGTSAPSPDGISNKALRNLDEDSVRFLAERINQVWASGRVPPQWKNATMVLIPKPNKLSGVENKASDNLSHQYIVDTISDLNLGARFHSYAKSFLDNRTATLRFADLSTETLLLESRGTPQGSVISPMLVNLTMAGLAEKLGQIHGLEHTIYADDITMWVSKGTPGMVQDILQEAVLSAVG